A region of Deltaproteobacteria bacterium DNA encodes the following proteins:
- a CDS encoding AMP-binding protein, translating into MKNKFEQLIKETHAFKNRDFDSREAIRAMQDTLLSHHVTYAANHSPYYKALFKKLSINAESIKSAGDLSKIPCIAKKELTSHNNEFLAISENDTADICLTSATTGNHPTVIYQSSEDIARLAYNEEAAFRMVGINNNDRIMVCAAIDRCFMAGLAYYLGGLTLGSTMIRAGSGSPAQQWELIKTTKPTVLAGVPSLIRKLGQFAKKQGEDPKSMGIRKIVAIGEPIRSTDLKLLPVPHEVETLWGARLYSTYASTEMATAFCECRERCGGHLRPELLIAEIVDDEGNPLPPGEKGEVTVTPLGIKGMPLLRFRTGDISFIIPEPCRCGRNTIRLGPIIGRKNQMLKLKGTTLFPASLLSALDSMKGVEGGYIEARKNDDETDRVLLHVALSDPAVTVKMIVDHIRAKARVVPEIFIIKEEELNKKIFPPEKRKKMTFFDYR; encoded by the coding sequence GATTCTCGGGAAGCGATAAGGGCTATGCAGGACACCCTGCTAAGCCACCATGTAACCTACGCGGCCAATCATTCCCCTTATTACAAAGCCCTCTTTAAAAAACTCTCAATCAATGCCGAATCAATAAAAAGCGCGGGTGACTTATCTAAAATTCCCTGCATTGCCAAAAAAGAACTCACTTCCCATAACAATGAATTTCTGGCCATCAGTGAAAATGATACGGCAGACATATGCCTTACGTCGGCAACGACGGGAAACCATCCTACCGTGATTTACCAGTCTTCAGAGGATATTGCGCGGCTTGCCTATAATGAGGAAGCGGCCTTTCGTATGGTGGGTATTAATAATAATGACCGTATAATGGTATGCGCTGCCATAGACCGCTGCTTCATGGCCGGTCTTGCCTACTATCTGGGTGGTCTCACTTTAGGCTCAACCATGATTAGAGCCGGATCGGGAAGCCCTGCACAACAATGGGAACTCATAAAAACAACGAAACCCACCGTTCTTGCAGGAGTCCCCTCACTGATAAGAAAGCTGGGGCAATTTGCCAAAAAGCAGGGTGAGGACCCCAAAAGCATGGGGATCAGAAAAATTGTCGCCATTGGCGAACCTATACGTTCTACTGACTTAAAACTGCTTCCTGTACCCCATGAAGTGGAAACCCTGTGGGGAGCCAGGCTCTATTCCACTTATGCCTCAACAGAAATGGCAACCGCCTTTTGTGAATGCCGGGAACGGTGCGGAGGCCATTTAAGACCGGAACTGCTCATCGCAGAGATTGTCGATGACGAAGGAAACCCCCTTCCTCCCGGTGAAAAAGGCGAGGTAACGGTTACACCGCTGGGAATAAAGGGAATGCCGCTGTTAAGATTCAGAACGGGAGATATATCTTTCATCATTCCCGAACCCTGCCGCTGCGGCCGGAATACGATTCGTCTCGGCCCCATTATCGGCCGCAAAAACCAAATGCTCAAACTGAAAGGAACAACGCTCTTTCCCGCATCCCTGCTTTCAGCCCTCGACAGTATGAAAGGTGTTGAAGGCGGTTATATTGAAGCAAGAAAAAACGACGATGAAACAGACAGGGTTTTGCTTCACGTGGCCCTTTCTGATCCGGCAGTTACCGTCAAAATGATCGTTGATCATATCAGGGCCAAAGCGAGGGTCGTTCCCGAAATTTTTATTATTAAAGAGGAAGAATTAAACAAAAAAATATTTCCCCCTGAAAAGAGAAAAAAAATGACTTTTTTCGATTACAGGTAA